A stretch of Natronococcus sp. CG52 DNA encodes these proteins:
- a CDS encoding AI-2E family transporter — protein MNVSKGFYLLLVVISSLLTLALVWPFLQYVLLAVLLAYVLYPLQKRLEPRIGASLSSLSLVIGATLAIIVPFVAMIGLIATDVARFAQNLQSGGPGVGRIETAISERTGQNVNIADTATDGARTAAEGLLGGAPDIFSGIVHALIGIGLAAFLLFFLLKDGDRLFVWTREIIPLPRQVQETLFSELDRLTWAVLVGHVAVAVIQGVLAGLGLLATGVPNVVFWTFVMILLSLIPLIGSFAVWAPAAVWLAATGSTVAAVALVVYGAVVVGTSDEFLRPLIVGRADVNPSIIIVGVIGGMYFMGFMGLFFGPVIVGAFKVILETFNEHYDDLEPAGEW, from the coding sequence ATGAACGTTAGCAAGGGATTTTACCTCCTGCTCGTCGTGATCTCGTCCCTGCTGACGCTCGCGCTCGTGTGGCCGTTCCTCCAGTACGTGTTGCTCGCCGTGCTCCTGGCGTACGTCCTCTACCCGCTCCAGAAGCGCCTCGAGCCGCGAATCGGCGCGTCGCTCTCGTCGCTCTCGCTGGTAATCGGGGCGACGCTGGCGATCATCGTCCCGTTCGTGGCGATGATCGGATTGATCGCGACCGACGTAGCGCGGTTCGCCCAGAACCTCCAGAGCGGCGGGCCTGGCGTCGGTCGCATCGAGACGGCGATCAGCGAACGCACGGGGCAGAACGTAAACATCGCCGACACGGCGACCGACGGCGCTCGGACCGCCGCCGAGGGACTGCTGGGCGGCGCACCCGACATCTTTAGCGGGATCGTCCACGCGCTGATCGGGATCGGACTGGCGGCGTTTCTCCTCTTCTTCCTGCTGAAAGACGGCGATCGCCTGTTCGTCTGGACCCGTGAAATTATCCCGCTTCCCCGGCAGGTCCAGGAGACGCTCTTTTCGGAACTGGACAGACTAACGTGGGCGGTACTGGTCGGCCACGTCGCCGTAGCGGTTATCCAGGGGGTCCTCGCCGGACTCGGCCTGCTGGCGACGGGCGTTCCGAACGTCGTCTTCTGGACGTTCGTGATGATCCTGCTCTCGCTAATCCCGCTGATCGGCTCGTTCGCGGTCTGGGCACCGGCTGCGGTATGGTTAGCCGCCACCGGATCGACCGTCGCTGCCGTCGCGCTGGTCGTCTACGGAGCGGTCGTCGTGGGTACCTCCGACGAGTTCCTTCGACCGCTGATCGTCGGTCGCGCGGACGTGAATCCGAGCATCATCATCGTCGGCGTCATCGGCGGCATGTACTTCATGGGGTTCATGGGGCTGTTCTTCGGTCCGGTCATCGTCGGGGCGTTCAAAGTAATCCTCGAGACGTTCAACGAACACTACGACGACCTCGAGCCGGCCGGCGAGTGGTAG
- a CDS encoding SRPBCC family protein, with amino-acid sequence MTADSTKHSTDERSEAERVPTDGRSRTNVNRWERAASAAIGGALLVRGLRRRSLGGAVSAAAGAGLLYRGARGHSRLYRALEITTADGRAELDAGATAGEPTVKRSITVGRPADELDKFWREPKQLSRILGEFAAVSGVSENSYQWHVRGPLDRRVEWQTRTVEDRPGELLRWESLDGAVVPHEVTIRFQPAPGDRGTKVTLEVQYDPPGGSLGNAAMDRLGVVPETVAREVLHRFKSLAETGEIPTIERNPSARGRGDLV; translated from the coding sequence ATGACCGCGGACTCCACGAAGCACTCGACCGACGAGCGGTCGGAAGCAGAGCGCGTACCGACCGACGGGCGCTCGAGAACGAACGTCAATCGATGGGAACGAGCGGCGTCCGCGGCGATCGGCGGCGCACTCCTCGTGCGCGGTCTCAGACGCCGCTCGCTCGGCGGCGCGGTATCGGCAGCCGCCGGAGCCGGGCTGTTGTATCGCGGTGCGCGCGGCCACAGCCGCCTCTATCGGGCCCTCGAGATCACTACCGCAGACGGCCGCGCGGAACTGGACGCCGGCGCGACGGCCGGCGAACCGACGGTGAAGCGCTCGATCACGGTCGGCCGGCCGGCCGACGAACTCGACAAGTTCTGGCGCGAACCGAAGCAATTGAGCCGTATCCTCGGCGAGTTCGCTGCGGTGTCCGGTGTCAGTGAGAACAGTTATCAGTGGCACGTTCGCGGTCCGCTCGATCGGCGCGTCGAGTGGCAGACTCGGACCGTCGAGGACCGGCCCGGCGAACTCCTGCGGTGGGAATCACTCGACGGCGCGGTGGTCCCGCACGAGGTGACGATCCGGTTTCAGCCGGCGCCCGGCGATCGGGGGACGAAAGTCACGCTCGAGGTCCAGTACGATCCGCCGGGTGGCTCGCTGGGTAACGCGGCGATGGACCGCCTCGGCGTCGTCCCCGAGACGGTCGCCAGGGAGGTGCTCCACCGGTTCAAGAGCCTCGCCGAGACCGGCGAGATTCCGACGATCGAGCGGAACCCGTCCGCTCGCGGCAGGGGAGATCTGGTCTGA
- a CDS encoding AAA domain-containing protein, whose protein sequence is MDVRGTVADEVEVRSVSTSYGESQLAEVPLVLADDHEPTTVVCWNKWTESAELLEPGTELLVTDAEREEYQGETQYKTTGESYVVVEPSFLVNVTAIRNWTECPRLYYLNKLSGVPLNYPVVKGTLVHEVFGDLLRGRDLEDSIEARVDERGLQLGLLGESPDAVAEDVRENAAAIEGWLEQGRLTEEDSWRSEQLIISETFGIRGRADAVRRGSPVELKTGKNLKKEPRFKDKVQAACYALLLEEHGGDVDIGTLLYTKNSALDRNEETGDLTPAKEFTMGDGLLKYVVRLRNEIAAAEMAGDVPTGYEGNAKCEYCFEQDTCMVVSGRLDQESKAGQIGQPLPAEEREFFERFSRAIEEERREVHREYAKLWEQDAQERADDDRAMIDLEFEEKRELEEGRWELAARRTNGAASKLREGDLVLASDGHPVRGQSELARIERLDENRVVLTADEAVEVTRLDVYPSELTTDRLLVALHDMLLKGDERRKDVLFDRAEPEFETIDETFIDNNTAQNEAVTMAVGAEDCALIHGPPGTGKTYTIARAIRAMVERGERVLLSAFTNRAVDNALEALLEQLEDVVDDDRIVRVGSESGVREDMEPYRLERAGDPEERVAELQNAQVVAATTATCGSRIMKEQSFDAALVDEAAQLTEPGTFAAINLAERFVLVGDHEQLPPVVRAENDLTESLFERLVELHPDAGVMLDRQYRMNQRIQFFSSREFYDGTLRPATTEVAGRTLDDLEGVSRDALPENLRDPVAFLHVEGDGGRYTDGEEAARIAELIDVYEAAGVDRSTIGVIAPFRAQVSEISSHVPEDVAVDTVDRFQGSSKEVIVVSFTATGSLEGPIFEDYRRINVALTRPKRALVLVGDSQALGSDPVYGRMLEWAAQ, encoded by the coding sequence GTGGACGTACGCGGAACGGTCGCCGACGAGGTCGAGGTTCGGTCGGTATCGACGAGCTACGGCGAGAGCCAGCTCGCCGAGGTGCCGCTGGTGCTCGCGGACGATCACGAGCCCACGACGGTCGTCTGCTGGAACAAGTGGACCGAGTCGGCCGAACTGCTCGAGCCCGGCACGGAGCTGCTGGTCACCGACGCCGAGCGAGAGGAGTACCAGGGCGAGACCCAGTACAAGACGACGGGGGAGTCCTACGTGGTCGTCGAACCGAGCTTCCTCGTGAACGTGACGGCGATCCGGAACTGGACGGAGTGTCCCCGACTTTACTACCTGAACAAGCTCTCCGGCGTGCCGCTGAACTACCCGGTCGTCAAGGGGACCCTCGTTCACGAGGTGTTCGGCGACCTCCTGCGCGGCCGCGACCTCGAGGATTCCATCGAGGCCCGCGTCGACGAGCGCGGTCTTCAGCTCGGTCTGCTCGGCGAGTCACCCGACGCCGTCGCCGAGGACGTCCGGGAGAACGCCGCGGCCATCGAGGGCTGGCTCGAGCAGGGTCGCCTGACGGAGGAAGACAGCTGGCGGTCGGAACAGCTCATTATCAGCGAAACCTTCGGGATCCGCGGCCGGGCCGACGCCGTTCGCCGCGGCTCGCCGGTGGAGCTCAAAACGGGGAAGAACCTCAAGAAGGAACCTCGGTTCAAGGACAAGGTCCAGGCCGCCTGCTACGCGCTCCTGCTCGAGGAACACGGCGGCGACGTCGATATCGGGACCCTGCTCTACACCAAGAACTCGGCGCTCGACCGCAACGAGGAGACCGGCGACCTCACCCCGGCGAAGGAGTTCACGATGGGCGACGGCCTCCTGAAGTACGTCGTTCGGCTGCGCAACGAGATCGCGGCGGCCGAGATGGCCGGCGACGTGCCGACCGGCTACGAGGGCAACGCGAAGTGCGAGTACTGCTTCGAACAGGACACCTGCATGGTCGTCTCGGGTCGGCTCGACCAGGAGTCGAAGGCCGGCCAGATCGGCCAGCCCCTTCCCGCCGAGGAGCGGGAGTTCTTCGAGCGGTTCTCCCGCGCGATCGAGGAAGAGCGACGGGAGGTTCACCGCGAGTACGCCAAACTCTGGGAGCAGGACGCTCAGGAGCGGGCCGACGACGACCGCGCGATGATCGACCTCGAGTTCGAGGAGAAACGCGAACTCGAGGAGGGACGGTGGGAGCTCGCGGCGCGTCGAACGAACGGTGCAGCCTCGAAGCTCCGCGAGGGCGATCTGGTGCTCGCGAGCGACGGGCATCCGGTTCGCGGACAGTCCGAACTGGCGCGAATCGAGCGGTTAGACGAGAATCGAGTCGTCCTGACGGCCGACGAGGCCGTCGAAGTAACTCGACTGGACGTCTACCCCTCGGAGCTGACGACCGACCGACTGCTCGTCGCGCTCCACGACATGCTCCTGAAGGGCGACGAGCGGCGCAAGGACGTGCTGTTCGACCGAGCCGAGCCGGAATTCGAAACGATCGACGAGACGTTCATCGACAACAATACGGCCCAGAACGAGGCCGTCACGATGGCGGTTGGCGCGGAAGACTGCGCGCTGATCCACGGCCCGCCGGGCACGGGCAAGACCTACACGATCGCTCGCGCCATCCGCGCGATGGTCGAACGCGGCGAGCGCGTGCTGCTGTCGGCCTTCACCAACCGGGCGGTCGACAACGCCCTGGAGGCCCTGCTCGAGCAGCTCGAAGACGTCGTCGATGATGACCGGATCGTCCGCGTCGGCTCCGAGAGCGGCGTTCGCGAGGATATGGAGCCCTACCGACTCGAGCGGGCGGGCGATCCCGAGGAGCGGGTCGCCGAACTGCAAAACGCGCAGGTCGTCGCCGCGACGACCGCCACCTGCGGGTCGCGAATCATGAAGGAGCAGTCCTTCGACGCCGCGCTGGTCGACGAGGCGGCCCAGCTCACGGAGCCCGGAACCTTCGCGGCGATCAACCTCGCCGAGCGGTTCGTCCTCGTCGGCGACCACGAACAGTTACCGCCCGTCGTGCGAGCCGAAAACGACCTCACCGAGTCGCTGTTCGAGCGACTCGTCGAGCTCCACCCGGACGCGGGCGTGATGCTCGACCGCCAGTACCGGATGAACCAGCGGATCCAGTTCTTTTCCTCGCGGGAGTTCTACGACGGAACGCTCCGCCCCGCGACCACCGAGGTCGCCGGCCGGACGCTGGACGACCTCGAGGGCGTCTCTCGAGACGCCCTTCCCGAGAACCTGCGGGATCCGGTCGCGTTCCTCCACGTCGAAGGGGACGGCGGTCGGTACACCGACGGCGAGGAGGCGGCCCGCATCGCCGAACTGATCGACGTCTACGAGGCCGCCGGCGTCGATCGCTCGACGATCGGCGTCATCGCCCCCTTCCGCGCCCAGGTCTCGGAGATCTCGAGTCACGTCCCCGAGGACGTCGCGGTCGACACGGTCGACCGCTTCCAGGGCTCGAGCAAGGAGGTTATCGTCGTCTCCTTTACCGCGACGGGAAGCCTCGAGGGACCCATCTTCGAGGACTACCGCCGGATCAACGTCGCGCTCACCCGACCCAAACGCGCGCTGGTGCTCGTCGGCGATAGCCAGGCGCTCGGCTCCGATCCCGTCTACGGACGGATGCTCGAGTGGGCGGCTCAGTGA
- a CDS encoding class I SAM-dependent methyltransferase: MTTQQQQQAQEAWDAIAAGYDEFVTPTHADVSKAALDAAGLQPGMRFLDVAAGTGSLSHSAARLGAEVVATDISPAMVEHLEARTKEGGFSNVEARVMDGHALELENDAFDVSGSQYGVMLFPDLPRALEEMVRVTRPGGRIFIVVFGDPKEVEFLEFFMRAMRAVVPGFEGLPLDPTPLPFQVADPRKLRQRLREAGLEEVHVETVTEELEFYSGRQLWDWLMNSNPISGMLVTETTDEQRMAARKALDEMLRKRAGGSGPAVLTNPVHIGIGTK; encoded by the coding sequence ATGACCACTCAGCAACAACAGCAAGCACAAGAAGCGTGGGACGCGATCGCGGCGGGCTACGACGAGTTCGTCACCCCCACACACGCGGACGTTTCGAAGGCGGCCCTGGACGCAGCAGGCCTTCAACCGGGAATGCGGTTCCTGGACGTGGCGGCAGGCACCGGCTCCCTCAGCCACTCCGCGGCCCGCCTCGGCGCGGAGGTGGTAGCGACGGACATCTCTCCCGCTATGGTTGAGCACCTTGAAGCGCGCACAAAGGAGGGAGGCTTCTCCAATGTAGAGGCGCGGGTCATGGACGGCCACGCTCTCGAACTGGAAAACGACGCCTTCGACGTCTCCGGCTCGCAGTACGGGGTCATGCTCTTTCCGGACCTCCCTCGGGCGCTCGAGGAGATGGTCCGCGTTACCAGGCCCGGAGGCCGCATCTTCATTGTCGTGTTCGGCGACCCGAAGGAGGTGGAGTTCCTCGAGTTCTTCATGCGCGCCATGCGCGCTGTCGTCCCCGGCTTCGAAGGGCTCCCGTTGGACCCCACGCCGCTTCCGTTTCAGGTTGCGGATCCCCGGAAGCTGCGCCAACGGCTCCGGGAGGCGGGACTGGAAGAGGTGCACGTAGAAACGGTCACCGAGGAGCTAGAGTTCTACTCCGGGCGACAGCTGTGGGACTGGCTCATGAACAGCAACCCCATCTCGGGGATGCTGGTGACCGAAACCACCGACGAGCAGCGGATGGCTGCCCGGAAGGCGTTGGACGAGATGCTCCGCAAGCGCGCCGGGGGGAGCGGTCCCGCCGTTCTCACCAACCCGGTACACATCGGTATCGGAACGAAGTGA
- a CDS encoding ion channel, with amino-acid sequence MLERLPSYRPGGRVAVWIVVAVAIASIVTGVVAILTEPALETAGPLGALQTAAEFSGTVVGFALLVTAWGMHRGYRIAYITAAAFVFLAAAHGVIQYRLFSVPLVVLSIGGLVVLVLTSERFTRSSALDSTQLGALVAIVGVFCYGTAGAYTLRAQFDELDTVIDAVYFTLVTASTVGYGDIHPLTETARLFAISLVVLGPITVGVAVGSLFGPALENRLARTGRRATSHHSRSDGVEGGRIAVLGSDQWTAGLAEALSGQIPVTVVTTEEGTAQRLPDAVEIVVGDPTDTRVLGRAEVDACDAVLVTTAEELDATDASLAARAVTDARIVMIADRDANEPVEDGEADAVVDPEAVVVDAVVRAALGSDESADQSPSSAASQRG; translated from the coding sequence ATGCTCGAGCGCCTTCCCAGCTACCGGCCGGGCGGCCGCGTCGCCGTCTGGATCGTCGTCGCGGTCGCCATCGCGTCCATCGTAACGGGCGTCGTCGCCATCCTCACCGAACCGGCCCTCGAGACCGCGGGGCCGCTCGGAGCTCTCCAGACAGCGGCGGAGTTCAGCGGGACGGTCGTCGGCTTCGCACTGCTCGTCACCGCGTGGGGTATGCACCGCGGCTACCGGATCGCGTACATCACCGCGGCGGCGTTCGTCTTCCTCGCGGCCGCTCACGGGGTCATCCAGTACCGCCTCTTCTCGGTGCCGCTGGTCGTCCTCTCGATCGGCGGACTCGTTGTCCTCGTACTCACCAGCGAGCGGTTCACGCGCTCGAGCGCCCTCGACTCGACCCAGCTCGGCGCGCTCGTGGCCATCGTCGGCGTCTTCTGTTACGGCACCGCCGGCGCGTACACCCTCCGGGCCCAGTTCGACGAACTCGACACCGTCATCGACGCGGTCTACTTCACGCTCGTCACCGCGAGTACGGTCGGCTACGGCGACATCCACCCGCTGACCGAGACCGCACGCCTGTTCGCCATCAGCCTGGTCGTACTCGGGCCGATCACCGTCGGCGTGGCCGTCGGCAGTCTGTTCGGTCCGGCCCTCGAGAACCGACTGGCCCGAACCGGTCGGCGGGCAACGAGTCACCACTCGCGATCCGACGGAGTCGAGGGCGGACGAATCGCCGTACTCGGCTCCGACCAGTGGACCGCTGGACTCGCCGAAGCGCTCTCCGGGCAGATCCCCGTCACCGTCGTGACGACCGAGGAGGGCACAGCGCAACGGCTTCCCGACGCCGTCGAGATCGTCGTCGGCGATCCAACCGATACGCGCGTTCTCGGGCGGGCAGAGGTCGACGCCTGTGATGCAGTTCTCGTCACGACGGCCGAAGAACTGGACGCGACGGACGCGTCGCTCGCCGCGCGAGCCGTCACTGACGCTCGAATCGTGATGATTGCGGATCGAGACGCGAACGAGCCGGTCGAGGACGGCGAGGCGGACGCGGTCGTCGATCCCGAGGCGGTCGTGGTCGACGCCGTCGTTCGGGCGGCGCTCGGATCGGACGAATCGGCCGATCAGTCGCCGTCGTCGGCGGCTTCCCAGAGGGGATAG
- a CDS encoding lactate racemase domain-containing protein, giving the protein MNVPLGSGTIDVRLPDCEVTVADPPGGDSVDVRAAAERALEVPLGPPLSSRVDPDGEVAIVVTDVTRKAPDDVLLDVLLERLTELGVARDRITVVIGLGLHRPMTDDEIASMLGLHADLAVNHDPESVREVGTVEGVPVEIGDPVADAETVLSTGVVEPHQYAGFSGGAKTVVIGAGSESLIRYTHGPEMLAREEVRLGRVEGNPFRETLDEAGDLVGVDFSLNLAHGPRGALGVRAGEGRRVVRELAAVARDALSVPIKREFDAVVCGVGAPKDANLYQATRGATYVALGDRNPLKQSGRLVVPAALSEGAGEGTGERRFHRRLREADDAESLYREMCDGYEPGAQRAFVVARVLREHELAVTNSRAPEIVAECLMRAERDVSDAIEPGSDVLVVPDALNTLLVE; this is encoded by the coding sequence GTGAACGTTCCACTGGGTTCCGGAACGATCGACGTACGACTCCCCGACTGCGAGGTGACGGTCGCCGATCCACCGGGTGGCGACTCCGTCGACGTTCGCGCGGCCGCCGAGCGGGCGCTCGAGGTCCCCCTCGGCCCGCCGCTTTCGTCCCGCGTCGATCCGGACGGCGAGGTTGCAATCGTCGTGACCGACGTGACGCGCAAGGCGCCGGACGACGTGTTACTCGACGTGCTACTCGAGCGCCTCACCGAACTCGGCGTCGCCCGCGATCGGATCACGGTCGTCATCGGGCTCGGTCTTCACCGGCCGATGACCGACGACGAGATCGCGTCGATGCTCGGACTCCACGCCGATCTGGCGGTGAATCACGATCCGGAGTCGGTCCGCGAGGTCGGGACGGTTGAGGGCGTCCCCGTCGAGATCGGCGACCCGGTCGCCGACGCCGAGACGGTCCTCTCGACGGGCGTCGTCGAACCCCACCAGTACGCCGGCTTCAGCGGCGGCGCGAAGACGGTCGTGATCGGCGCGGGCAGCGAGTCGCTGATCCGCTACACGCACGGTCCCGAGATGCTCGCCCGCGAGGAGGTCCGACTCGGCCGCGTCGAGGGGAACCCGTTCCGCGAGACGCTGGACGAAGCCGGCGATCTGGTCGGCGTCGACTTCTCGCTCAATCTCGCTCACGGTCCGAGGGGCGCGCTCGGCGTCCGCGCCGGGGAGGGACGACGGGTCGTCCGCGAACTCGCGGCGGTAGCCCGAGACGCCCTCTCGGTACCAATCAAGCGCGAGTTCGACGCCGTCGTCTGCGGCGTCGGCGCGCCGAAGGATGCGAACCTCTACCAGGCGACCCGCGGCGCGACCTACGTAGCGCTGGGCGATCGAAATCCCCTGAAACAGTCCGGCCGACTCGTCGTCCCCGCCGCGCTTTCCGAGGGTGCAGGCGAGGGGACCGGCGAACGGCGGTTCCACCGCCGACTCCGGGAGGCCGACGACGCCGAGTCGCTGTACCGGGAGATGTGCGACGGGTACGAGCCCGGCGCACAGCGGGCGTTCGTCGTCGCGCGCGTCCTTCGGGAGCACGAACTCGCCGTGACGAACAGTCGGGCCCCCGAGATCGTTGCGGAGTGTCTGATGCGCGCCGAGCGCGACGTCTCGGACGCTATCGAACCCGGCAGCGACGTGCTGGTCGTTCCCGACGCGCTGAACACGCTGCTCGTCGAGTGA
- a CDS encoding SPW repeat domain-containing protein produces the protein MSDPTSGDRRTDSEPDVTEGRTPTETDSGTGVGDRGDRGRDPRDDSTQVANEERRRNTPFISVIIAAIGAWVALSVLVYDFGAASFWNNVLVGSVVFVAGTYNYYRLVNDAPLSVGVASLVALLGIWLIIAPALLEMVNGFWSTLVSGMLIAGLAGYNAYEAREARSVATEPEPGTP, from the coding sequence ATGAGTGACCCTACCAGTGGCGACCGTCGCACTGATTCGGAACCCGACGTGACCGAGGGTCGAACACCCACCGAAACCGACTCGGGAACCGGCGTCGGTGACCGGGGCGACCGCGGGCGCGATCCGCGCGACGACTCCACGCAGGTCGCGAACGAGGAGCGCCGGCGGAACACGCCGTTCATCAGCGTGATCATCGCCGCGATCGGGGCCTGGGTCGCACTCTCCGTGCTCGTCTACGACTTCGGGGCGGCTTCGTTCTGGAACAACGTCCTCGTCGGAAGCGTCGTCTTCGTCGCTGGCACCTACAACTACTATCGTCTGGTGAACGACGCCCCGCTCAGCGTCGGCGTCGCCTCGCTGGTCGCGCTGCTCGGCATCTGGCTGATCATCGCCCCGGCGCTGCTCGAGATGGTCAACGGCTTCTGGAGCACGCTCGTCTCCGGGATGCTCATCGCGGGACTGGCGGGGTACAACGCCTACGAGGCTCGAGAAGCCCGTTCGGTCGCGACCGAGCCCGAACCGGGGACGCCCTGA
- a CDS encoding AIR synthase family protein yields the protein MPGKVPPEELLAHVFGRTGTANADESVIQGPADGEDAAAIAWPDGEGTLVVSSDPISLAASQVGRLGVHVACNDVAASGADPRWLTAVILLPDRSARLETITEDIDAAAREIGASIVGGHSEYVDQLERPLVSLTAMGSTNAFVPTGGAEPGDRVVLTKAAGIEGTAILAADFGDEFDVDPEVQDRAAAFLEEISVVPDGRVLREHATAMHDPTEGGVAAGLFELARASDVRLEVDREAVPVRPETETLCEAAGVDPLRIFGSGALLATVPEDAIDDCLEALEAGGLDAAEIGTVGEAPRASETAGEPALELGSETIVEPIRDDLYPLWEAADDGD from the coding sequence ATGCCCGGAAAGGTGCCGCCGGAGGAGTTGCTCGCGCACGTGTTCGGCCGAACGGGGACCGCGAACGCGGACGAGTCGGTGATTCAGGGGCCCGCGGACGGCGAGGACGCCGCGGCGATCGCGTGGCCCGACGGCGAGGGAACGCTCGTCGTCAGCTCCGATCCGATCTCGCTCGCGGCCTCGCAGGTCGGACGGCTCGGCGTGCACGTCGCCTGCAACGACGTCGCCGCCTCCGGTGCCGATCCTCGCTGGCTCACCGCCGTCATCCTGCTCCCGGATCGGAGCGCGCGCCTCGAGACGATCACCGAGGATATCGACGCGGCCGCCCGCGAGATCGGCGCGTCGATCGTCGGCGGTCACTCGGAGTACGTCGATCAGCTCGAGCGCCCGCTCGTCTCGCTGACCGCGATGGGATCGACGAACGCGTTCGTCCCGACCGGCGGCGCCGAGCCCGGCGACAGGGTCGTCCTCACGAAGGCGGCGGGAATCGAGGGGACGGCCATCCTCGCGGCCGACTTCGGCGACGAGTTCGACGTCGATCCCGAGGTCCAGGATCGCGCGGCGGCGTTCCTCGAGGAGATCAGCGTCGTCCCCGACGGTCGCGTCCTCCGCGAGCACGCGACGGCGATGCACGACCCTACGGAGGGCGGCGTCGCGGCCGGCTTGTTCGAACTCGCACGGGCGTCGGACGTTCGACTCGAGGTCGACCGGGAGGCGGTTCCGGTTCGCCCGGAAACGGAGACGCTGTGCGAGGCTGCTGGTGTCGATCCGCTCCGGATCTTCGGCTCGGGTGCGTTGCTCGCGACCGTTCCCGAGGATGCAATCGACGACTGTCTCGAGGCGCTCGAGGCCGGCGGGCTCGACGCCGCCGAGATCGGGACGGTCGGCGAGGCGCCACGGGCCTCGGAAACGGCGGGCGAGCCCGCACTCGAACTCGGCAGTGAGACGATCGTCGAACCGATTCGGGACGATCTCTATCCCCTCTGGGAAGCCGCCGACGACGGCGACTGA
- a CDS encoding phosphatase PAP2 family protein, giving the protein MRLEAESETIRESVPAEYADLAVLVTELGGTTVLMFLLAILFWLSSRRRSALVIAYALVGFSLLLATKAALGMPRPPEEVFLKPLSTDEYGFPSGHAFAAVVVYGGLLSAYDRVRDYRALVAVGTLIVLISLSRVVLGVHYLGDVIVGVGLGIVFLAGMDPVTRGEPRRAFAVAVVLSVPAAFVVGPSADALLGLGGSIGGFLASARVDDLPPVRSRAEGAVLVLAGSGFIAVVLAIESVVVTTEALAAPRYALLLAGTLLVPAVVGRFEFGGRDTDAF; this is encoded by the coding sequence ATGCGACTCGAGGCCGAAAGCGAAACGATTCGAGAGAGCGTTCCGGCGGAGTACGCCGACCTCGCGGTACTGGTCACGGAACTCGGCGGGACGACCGTCCTTATGTTCCTCCTGGCGATCCTGTTCTGGCTCTCGAGTCGACGGCGAAGCGCGCTCGTGATCGCGTACGCCCTCGTCGGCTTCTCGCTGTTGCTCGCGACCAAGGCCGCGCTCGGGATGCCTCGCCCGCCGGAGGAGGTCTTTCTGAAACCGCTCAGCACCGACGAGTACGGCTTTCCGAGCGGCCACGCGTTCGCCGCCGTCGTCGTTTACGGCGGCCTCCTCTCGGCGTACGACCGCGTCCGGGACTATCGGGCGCTCGTCGCCGTCGGAACGCTGATCGTACTGATTTCGCTCTCGAGAGTCGTCCTCGGCGTTCACTACCTCGGCGACGTGATCGTCGGAGTCGGCCTCGGGATCGTCTTCCTCGCCGGGATGGATCCGGTGACTCGCGGCGAGCCGAGACGGGCGTTCGCGGTCGCGGTCGTCCTCTCGGTTCCGGCGGCGTTCGTCGTCGGGCCGTCGGCCGACGCACTGCTCGGCCTCGGCGGGTCGATCGGCGGATTCCTCGCATCGGCTCGAGTGGACGACCTCCCTCCGGTTCGCTCGAGAGCCGAGGGGGCCGTCCTCGTCCTCGCCGGAAGCGGCTTCATCGCCGTGGTGCTGGCGATCGAATCGGTCGTCGTAACGACCGAAGCGCTGGCCGCACCCCGCTACGCGCTTCTTCTCGCCGGAACCTTACTCGTCCCTGCCGTAGTCGGCCGGTTCGAGTTCGGCGGACGCGACACCGACGCGTTCTGA